Proteins encoded by one window of Salvia splendens isolate huo1 chromosome 14, SspV2, whole genome shotgun sequence:
- the LOC121763688 gene encoding non-specific lipid-transfer protein 8-like, whose protein sequence is MPSFTQAILFLAVLAAVVAPSRAITCSDVMKDLRPCINYLKSGSGTPPSPCCTGASSLASAATTTADKQTACNCIKNAAKSITIKPELAKALPGNCGISMPFQISPNVDCSKIS, encoded by the exons ATGCCTTCTTTCACTCAAGCAATTCTCTTCCTAGCCGTGCTTGCGGCCGTGGTCGCGCCATCACGTGCGATCACATGCAGCGACGTGATGAAGGACTTGAGGCCGTGCATCAACTACCTCAAGAGCGGGAGCGGGACGCCGCCCTCCCCCTGCTGCACCGGGGCCTCCAGCCTGGCTTCAGCCGCCACGACCACGGCCGACAAGCAAACCGCCTGCAACTGCATCAAGAATGCTGCTAAGAGCATCACTATCAAGCCGGAGCTCGCCAAGGCTCTTCCCGGAAACTGTGGGATCTCGATGCCCTTTCAAATCTCTCCTAATGTTGATTGCTCTAA GATAAGTTAA